A genome region from Salvia splendens isolate huo1 chromosome 19, SspV2, whole genome shotgun sequence includes the following:
- the LOC121779074 gene encoding uncharacterized protein LOC121779074: MLTKQLSQVAISLGELKRNEGKLPATVQQPIGREIVNTVSLESEIVCQSSSVSFPAPKLDHNGSFEPITFNQVEKKEETSEQVTEKGRMVEETSVIQPSDLPPKKTDPGVFTLPISVRNIQVGHALCDLGASINIMSYSIYEKLGDAKLVHTDLIIQLAEGILENEIVKVNKFVYPADFFIIKMTDPTAEESPGVLLGRTFLSTVSTVIDVGNGAMHLHFNGERLTFDINENVRKPQNGESMQSVDTTKPRVQKNLGEEFPGFNKGASTGPKGQLKKEVDEWFDQRITEGMNYEAIEKAIMDFCKPPQSVEPNWTAKPAGVEKPPDQGTPVGRMLKEIPAPAGQLLSLPEA, translated from the coding sequence atgcttacaaagcagttatctcaggtagCCATATCTTTGGGCGAACTGAAAAGGAATGAAGGGAAGCTTCCAGCCACAGTGCAGCAACCTATAGGACGAGAGATTGTCAATACAGTCTCTCTGGAATCAGAAATAGTTTGTCAAAGTTCATCTGTGAGTTTTCCAGCACCTAAACTCGATCATAACGGAAGCTTTGAGCCCATCACCTTCAATCAAGtcgaaaaaaaagaagagacgAGTGAACAGGTTACTGAGAAGGGGAGGATGGTCGAAGAGACCAGTGTAATCCAACCTAGTGATCTCCCACCAAAGaagactgacccaggggtattcACGCTCCCGATTTCTGTCAGAAACATTCAAGTGGGGCACGCACTGTGCGACCTAGGAGCTTCTATAAATATTATGTCGTATTCTATATACGAAAAACTGGGGGACGCCAAGCTTGTCCATACTGATCTAATCATACAGCTAGCAGAGGGAATTCTGGAaaatgaaatcgtcaaggtgaacaAATTTGTgtaccccgccgacttcttcaTCATCAAGATGACAGACCCAACAGCGGAGGAGTCCCCTGGAGTCCTTTTGGGAAGGACTTTTCTATCTACAGTCAGCACAGTCATCGACGTCGGCAATGGGGCGATGCATCTAcattttaatggagaacgactTACATTCGACATCAATGAAAATGTAAGAAAGCCGCAAAACGGTGAGAGCATGCAGTCGGTGGATACAACCAAGCCTAGGGTGCAGAAGAATTTGGGAGAGGAATTCCCAGGATTTAACAAGGGGGCATCCACTGGCCCAAAGGGACAACTTAAAAAGGAGGTGGATGAATGGTTCGATCAAAGGATAACTGAAGGAATGAATTATGAAGCCATAGAAAAAGCAATCATGGATTTCTGTAAGCCACCACAGTCAGTCGAGCCGAACTGGACAGCTAAACCAGCGGGGGTCGAAAAACCACCTGATCAAGGCACCCCAGTGGGGAGAATGCTGAAGGAGATCCCTGCACCTGCAGGACAATTACTATCATTACCAGAGGCATAA